The sequence CGGCGTGAGCGTGGATGGAAACGATGTGCTGGCCGTATGGGAAATGGGGCGGGACGCCGTGCTGAGGGCGCGTAATGGCGGAGGCCCGACGCTGATCGAAGCCAGGACATATCGGTTCGTCGGACACCACGAGGGGGATCCCCTTGTTGGCACCTACCGTACACAGGAGGAGCTGGATGGCTGGAAGATGCGGTGCCCGATCCTTCGCTTCCGCCATCGCTTATCCGAGGAGATGCAAATCGCCACCCTGGCCGAGCTTGATGCTATCGACCTCGCCGTTCAGGAACAGGTGGAGTCTGGACTGGAATTTGCGAGAGTTTCTCCCGAGCCTCTGCCGGAGACTTTCTCTGATCACGTCTGGTCGGCCCGGACATTCCAGGCTCCATCGATGGAACGTTCCTCGGAATCGCGGGTCACCCAAGGCTGGCTCGATGCCGTGAGGGACGGTATCGCGGAGGAAATGCGGCGCGATCCGCATATCCTCTATTTTGGTGAGGGTATCGGCGAAAGGGCGGGCAGCTTTGCGCATACGAAAGGATTATGGCAGGAGTTCGGAGGTCATCGGGTAGTTGATACTCCGATTTGCGAATTGGGTTTCACTGGGGCTGCAGTGGGCGCATCCGCCACCGGGTGCCGTACGATCGCAGACCTGATGTTTGTTGATTTTCTTTTCGAAACCGGCGGACAGATCCCGCTTCAGGCCAGCAAGCTTCGCTACATGAGTAACGGGCAGATGTCCTGTCCCATGGTGATACGGGCTCCTTGCGGAGCGATCAAAAGCGCAGGCCCCCATCACAGCGGAACCTATCATGCACCATGGTCGCATTTTCCAGGGCTCATCGTAGCCATGCCGTCAAACCCCGCTGATGCAAAGGGGCTGATGAAGACCGCCCTGCGCAGTGAGGACCCTGTGCTGTTTCTCGAGCCGAAAGCTCTTTTTTCAAGCAAGGGAGACGTCCCTGTCGGCGAGCACCTCGTGCCATTTGGCGTAGCCAGCATCAGACGTTCTGGCTGCGACGCGACGATCGTCGCTGCGGGGCGTATGGTCGAGCTGGCCCTGGAGGCGGCGAACCGCCTGGAGGCTATCGGCGTCCATTGCGACGTCATCGATCTGCGGACAATCGTGCCTCTCGACCTTGAAGCAATCTCGGCCAGCCTGAAGAAAACGCATCGGGTACTGGTGGTCGATGAAGGGTATGCGATGTGCGGGGTCGGTGCGGAAATCGCTGCGGCTCTCGGGGAGACCGCTTTCGACGAACTCGACGCCCCGGTGGGCCGCCTCCATCTGGAGCCGGTTTCTCATCCATTCAGCCCGAAACTGGAGAATGCCGTGCTTCCCTCCACGGAGAAAATCGTGGAGGCCGTACGGGATCTCATGGCAGGAAGAACGCCTTTGATCCGCAGGCCTCAAACGTCGGGTGTCTTCACCAGGAAAGAGAACCTCTCATCAGCTGTTGCCACAAACATGGAAAGCGTGTCGGTGTCCGTCGGGATCCCTGCGACTGACAAAGTACTTCCGGGGATGCCTGTTCTCATGCCGCATGGCGATCTCACCGTGAGCGAAGCCAGGGTTGTCAAATGGATCAAGTCTCAGGGTGACGTGGTCGTTGCTGGGGAGGGTCTTCTCGAAGTGGAAACCGACAAGGCCGTGATGGAAATCGAAGCGCCGGGAAATGGTCGCTTGATTCAGGTTCTTGCTCCCGTCGGAACCGTGGTAAAGATGGGGGAGACCCTCGGAGTAGTGGCATAGACCATGAAGAAAAAATCCCCCTCGAAACTCGCTTGCGCCCTGAATTCCTGCCAGGTGAAGCGAGGCCAGATCGCGCTGGCCTGGCTCGGCCAGGCCGGGTTTCTCCTCAAAAGCCCTGGCGGCGTCGTGCTCGCGCTGGACCCCTATCTTAGCAACTCCTGCGCGGCCATCGGGCGCTCCATCGGTGTCGACATGGAACGTCGATTTCCCTCTCTTTTGAATCCAGAGGAGCTATCGGGCTGCGACGCTTTGATGTTCACCCATAGCCATCAGGATCACGTTGATCCCGAGACGATCCAGCCTTACCTTCGCGCTGGCGGACGCGGACCATTCATCGCCCCTCATGAAGCAGCTGACCGGCTCCGCGCCCTGGGGGCGAAGGATATTTGCCTGATCTGGCCAAATCACTGTGTCGAGATCGGAGACTTTGCTGTGAAAGCGACATTTGCCATCCCGCTTGGAGGAGATGATCTTACCCATGTGGGCTATCTCATCGAGGTGCAAAATGGCCCCCGCATTTACTTCACTGGAGACACGGACTATAATGAGATCCTTTCCTTGAGCGTCGCGCCCTACCGGCCGGATATCATGGTTACAGTGATCAATCCCGCCTTTCGTAATCTCTCGCCCGCTGACGCGGCAAGGCTGGCCCGGGCAATCGGTCCGCGCACTGTCATACCGTGCCATCACGATCTCTTTCCGGACAATTCGCTGCCCGCCCGCTTGTTGCGGACGAACCTTGTCCAAGCGGGTATGCCTAACGCTTTTTGCGAGCCGCCGCGCGGTGAGATCCAGCTTTACCAACGACAGAACGGGCCGAGAGGTCTGGCGCTCAAGGGAGAACGATCATGAGAGGATTGAATGGCAAACGGATTTTCATTTCCGGTGGATGCGGTGACATCGGCCGTGCTGTTGCGCAACGTTTTCTCGAGGAGGGTGCATCCATCGTCCTGGCCGACCTACGCGATGGAGGAGTATGCCAAAGCCTTGAGGATCAGTTCATACCGGGGCGGGTGCACTTCGTTTCCTGCGATGTAACCAGCCCGGCCTCGGTAGACGAGGCATTTGCCGCTGCCGTGGAGTGGTTTGGCGGGCTGGATGTCATCATTTCCAATGCCGGGACGGTGAGTAATCAGCCGTTCGCCGAAATCACGACGGAAAAATGGCAGCGGACCCTGGATGTCAATCTTACCGGAAGCTTTTTGATCGCCCAGGCCGGGCTCCGTATATTGAGAAAGAATGCGAGAATCGGGCATGGCCTTCGAGGCGTGATTCTCTTTACCGGCAGTTGGGTCCAGCAAATGCCGTGGCCCCATGCCGCAAGTTACTGCGTAAGCAAGGCGGGACAGGAAATGCTGATGAAAGTCATAGCGCAGGAAGCAGCCTCGGAGGGTATCTCCTGCAATGTCGTTGCTCCGGGCATGGTCTACGCTGGTCTCACCCGGGAGATTTATGATCGCGACCCAGCCTTTCGGCAGGCCTGCGATCAGGTTGTTCCCGCCGGCCGCATGAGCTCCGCCGAGGAACTGGCGGGAGCGTTCGCTTTTCTGGCCAGTGACGATGCCCGTTATATCACCGGCACCACTTTCCTTGTGGACGGTGGCGCATCCCTGGTGCGTCGCGACATCTGATTTTCGCTCTTCCATGTACTCCAAGAAGAAACTGATCGCCCGGATCGACTGTAGCGTCGACCGGGAAGCCGACTCCTATTGTGCGAACGGGTCGACCTCCGTTGTGCAATCGCCCATTGGTTCCTACCGCGAAGCCACCGCTGAACCCCTTGCGAGATTTGTCTATCGATTCGCGGTGGAGGGTGTCGGTCAGCCGCATCTCGCCGTGATCCGGTATCCCGACGACAAACGCCGGTTCATGCTGATCGGAGACGGGACGTCGTATGATCTTTCGACCGGGGTTATCACCGGGCACGCCTTTCCGTTAAGCGGAAAAATGCAGGAGGTGCAGCAGGTATTCTGGCCCAGATGGAAGGATTGTACGCTGAGTTTTACCACCTGGGGGTATGGAGAACCAGCCGCAGTCGCGAGCATCGAGATTTACGAGGTGGGGGAGCTTCAGCCACTTGCCATCTCACACCTGATGGATAATCGGGAGTTGGGAATACAATATGAGGATTGCTGTGGCACTGGAGCGAGCGAGGGTGCCCGGACATTTTCCGAATGGCTCGATCACATCGTGACCTATGCAAAGCATACCGGACAGAATCTCCTCTCATATCCCATCGCATGGTATCACGGGCCGATCTATCCTTCGGACGTAGAACGTGGCGACGTTTTTTCCATCGTTGTGGCAGAGGACCGCAGACAGTATATCGCGTGGACCGATGACCCGCCTGACTGGCCCGCAACCCTGCTGGAGCGATTTGAACGGGAGGGGCTCGATTTTCAAGGTGTGCTCACATTGCTGAGACTTAGCTCCTTGATGAGGAAGTATGACCCTGATCTCGAACGAATCATCTCTGGCGGCGACACGCTGCACAACATGCTTTGGAACGATCACGTGCAGGCAGGGACAATGGATTGGACGACGGTTTACAATACGCTCAACTTTCCCGACATTCTCAAACGTCCGGACCCGATTTCCCTCAAACCGGATTTTGCCTGGGCCTATGGGGAAAGCACCGAGCATACCTACCAGGAGAGTGCTCCGTATCGCCCGGGTCCGATCTTCAACCCTCTGCATCCGGAAGTTCAAAAATCCATCCGGGAGTTCTTTCGCGAGATCGCCGAGCGCTATGGCAGCTTTTCCTCGTTTAAGGGTGTTGCCGTGACGATGTGGGCACCGACCATGCTATGGTTCGGCTCTCTGCACTCGGGATACGATGATTTCACCGTGGGCCTGTTTGAAAAGGAAACCGGCATCGCTGTGCCGGTGGAGCCGCAGGATCGCCATCGCTTTTCGAAGCGCTACCAGTACCTCACTTTTCAATGCCGTCAGGCCTGGATCGACTGGCGTTGCCGCAAGATCCGGGACTTCATCTGTGAACTTCGTGATACGTTTGCTTCCGTGCGGTCCGATCTGCGGCTCACCTTGAATCTCTGGAGTGAACCCTACGTTCCCGCCGTCCTGGGCGCTGGTCGCGCCGAGCATCAGCTCTACGCCCGGCCCTGCACCCATCAACTGTACAGAGAGGCCGGATTGGATATCCGGCTTTTTGAAGGTGAGGCAAACATCGATTTTGACCTTCAGACGGAAGGCGGTGGCAGGGATCGCTCTCCCTCCAATCAACCGGGAGCGAGGCTGGAGCAGTTCTTCATGTTCCGGGATCATGATTTTCTCGACGAGGAGACCAATGCTGTGATGCGCAGCCAGCGCCAGCCGGGCGTTTTTATTTTCAATGCCTGGCATGAGGCCTGGGGAAAGCACCTTTGGTTTGCTAATGAAGTGGAAGATCCGAATCTTCCGGCAGTCGCGGAGACTTACGATCAGCGAAGCGGGAAGTCCTTTCGCATCAATTCTGTCTACGAAAAGGACGGCTTCTGGTGGGACTCGGAATTGCGCATCTCTCCGGCGTTTCCGCCTGCACCACATTTCCTCGAGCAGTATGCTCATGCCGTGGCGGAGTATGATGCGACCCGCATCACCCGCGGAGGCCTCTTCCTCGACAAGGCGCATTCCGATGAGGTGAGGGACTTTGCTCGTGCCTACCGCGCATTGCCGCGCGTACGCTTTGCCACCGTGGGGCAATCGACTGATCCGGTCGCCGTCCGTACGACCATTCATCGGGGGCGCAGGTATTTTTACCTCATTAATCGTGAGTGGTATCCTGTCCGGGTCACTCTCGCGCTGCGTGGAGAACGCGCGCCAGTCTTCGATCTTGCCAGCGGGTTGGAGGTTTCTTCTTCGGAAACACTGGTCATTGATCTGGGCGGCTATGAGTTGAGATCACTATCGACCAGCCCTTCACAGGACATAACAGGCTTTTCCGCCGAGCCTCCACAGGACATTCTCGAGTCGCTGAGAAATGAAGCAACTGTTGTGCTGGAGAGAATCCGGGAGTTTCAAACTGGAGGGAGGTGTTTGGCCGGGCTTTCTTCGATTTCCTCTCGTATTTCGGAAGCTGTAAAGCGGGGCCATTATGCGCTCCTCCGCAGATTGTTGATGAGCTATCCAGCAAGGAAAGTGGTGGGCTCCGCAGCGTCGCTCGAAGGTTGGGACTAGGCGTCCTCATCTGTCTGGGCGACTTTTCCATCACCGGAAAAATGGAGGCTTTTCGTAGGAATTCAGGTAGTCCGTTTTTCGGAAAATGAGATGATCTCCCATGAAGTTGGCAACAGCTTCCCCAGAAACATTACCCCCACTCTCCACATGAAACTATCCCTTCCGAAATTGTGTGCGGCATTCGTATTTTCGATGGTCATTAGCTCGCATGCCCAGGTTTTGCTCAATTTTCAGCTCAATGGCGGCATATATAGTTCCCCCAATGGTGATCAATCGTACAGTGGTGCGGCAGCAATCGGGCAGGTGGGCGATGTCTGGAATCACTTGACGCTCTATGATCGCAGCGCGCTTACACCCACTACAGGTTTCGTTTATTCGGACGGTTCCGCGGCGACAGGTGTTTCGATTACCAATCTTGCCAACTGGGACCTCAGTGGCGCGATCATTCCATCTGTCACAGGTAACGGCATTTTGAGCAGCTACATGGGCGCCTCCCCGAGTATTGCAGAATCGACTCCGTCCACCCTCACGATCGCGGGACTCACCCCGGGCGGATCCTATAACCTCTACATCATCGCCTCCTCCGATCACCAGGGGGTGGGCGGGATATTCTCCGTGAATGGCAGTGCCACGCAGACGCTCAATGGCGCCGCTGGAGCCAATTTTACGCTGGGAGTGGATACACTTTTGTTCAGCGTCGTTGCTGATATCAATGGCAACATTAATATCGCGGAGACGGCAACCTCGGTGCAGTACCGGGTGCTGAATGGAATCCAGCTTGAGGCGGTACCCGAGCCTTCCACCTGGGCGCTCCTCGGTCTGGGTGCGATGGTGATCATTGGTCGCATTTCTCTGCGGAATCGACATGCGCGTATGCAGTTTCCGGCCTAGTTTTCAGCATCGAAGAAACTCCCCCATGCTTATGAAATCGCTGTTCCTTGCTTTTGTGGTCCTTTCGAGCGCTCTTGCTGGGGCGAGCGAGTTGTATTCCGACTCGCAAACGGATTTTTCCCAGGAGCAGGGAGCGAATGGTTGGCGCTATCTTTACTGGGATGGCGTGAACAAGACCCAGGAACTCGAGTGGCAGCAAGAAACTCGTAAATGGGCGCTCGGAGATGGCGGTATCTGGATCGGCGGCATGCATCCCATTTCTACGAAAGCTTATATCGTCAGGGAATGGACCTGCCCGGAAAGCGGGTCGGTGCAGATCGAGGGCAAGGGGGAGCTTTTCCTCGATGCGGCGGGCGTCACACTGATCATCGTCAGGAATTACGACATGGATCATCCATTGTGGACGAAGGAACTGGATGCCAACCAGAGCGAGCAGTTTTCGATTCAGGCAACGGTCGCAAAAGGTGACACCTTGGACTTCATGATCGTCGGGAAAGATGGTGTTGGCATTCGAAATGATTCGACCGCCTGGTTGTTCGCAATTTCTCCTGCCAAATAGGAACGTTTGAGCAAGCGGGCGAAGATTTTCCCCTCCAGCCAACTCCCCTCCGCATGCACAGGGTCTTTCCATCTCCAGCACGTCGACAGTCGGGATTTACTCTCGTTGAGCTTCTTGTCTCTCTTGGCGTCATCGCCATCCTTGCGTCGGTTCTTCTTTCCGCGTCTTCGACCGCTCAGGAATCGGCCAATCGGACAAAATGCCTGGGAAATATCAAGCAGCTCGGTGGAGCCCTTACCCAGTATGCGGCTGATAACAACAACTTCGGCCCCTATGATGGCAGAGAGGCAGGCATCGATAGTCCGGCAATATTGAGAGCCGGCCAATCCTTGATTCTCTTTGGCCAGTTGCTTCCCTACCTGATCCCCGACCCGGATAAATACCTCGCCTCCGTATCGCAAACTCCCGAGGTTTTTCTCTGTCCGTCGACAGAGAGAAAGATGCTCGCCGCGTATCGCGCCCCGGTGGGCCCAGGCGGACTGCAATATACCCGCTACTTCATGAATACGGATGTATCGACTAACCCTCTCAAAAAAACGAGCCTCCTGGCCTTTCCGGGGCGCACCATCACCATTGTGGATTTCTGCCTTTGGTGGAGCGCCGCGTCCGGACTGGACGAAAACCACAAGGGGAAGGGCCTGAACTGCATCCGGCTGGATGGGAGTGCGGGATGGATCTCCAAGAAAGATACTCTCAATCTGCCGGGGTGGAATTTTGAGGCGTTAAGCCGCAACGGAACGGGCCAGCAATAGCGGGATCTCTTCCGAAGGGTCGAGGCTTCCATGGACCTATCGCCCAGTCCTTGCCAAGAATTATGCGTTACCTTTTATCCTTTATTCTTCTCGTTTCCTCTGCACTGGCCGAGCCTGTCGCGAGTGTAGGGAGTCCTTCGGTCCCGGAAGCTCTCCAAGGGCAGATAATGGATGCCTACAATAGGGGGGAACGAAAAATCACAATAACGCCCGGGATTTATGTGGTGAAGGCCCCGTTGACCCTGCGGGAGATCAGGGATGTGGAGATCGCTGCCTACGGGGTGGAACTCGCCGTCGATCACCCAACCAGCGGGGCGCTTATGCTGGAGAACTGTCACAATGTGCAGTTCAAGGGGGCCATCCTTCGGTATGCGAAGCCTCATACCGGGCAGGCTCGAATCCTCGCGGTCGGATCTGATGATGAGGGGGAGTATTGTGATATTGAGCTTGAGCCGGGATTTCCCAAAGACGCGACCTTTGCCATCGCTGCGGTGGTTGATGGCTTGACCCTGCTTCCGAAAACCGATGGCGGTTCCGCTCGTTTTCTTCAATCTCTCGCGGGTCCCGATCAGTTTCGCCTCTACTGGAAGGGCGACCCGAGCTGGAAAAAATTCCCCGACACCTCCATCTGGCCTGCACCGGGAGATTATCTCGTATGCCGAGGCCCTGGTGGGATGATGTGCTATGCCAAGGGCTCTCAATCCTGCACCTTTGAAGACATCACCATCTACTGGGGCGGGCAGTTTGGCTTTTATGAATCCCATAGTGCGAGTGCGAATCGATACATCCGCAACACCATTACCTATGGGCCGATTCCGCCAGGAGCCAGGATGCGAGCGCTTGTCTCCCAGAGTGCCGATGGTCTTCACTGTGGAGGTTCCATCGTCGGTCCGACGGTGGAGGGGTGTCTATTTGAAGGCCAGATGGATGATGGGGTGAATATTCACGGCAGCTTTTACCAGATTGCAAGATCCAGAGGTTCCATAGTCACGATGGGCTTTCCTTCGGACTTTTTGGATGCGCCGCGGGAATATCACCCAGACGACGCGATCTACATTTATGATGTGCGTAAACATACGCTTCTTGCTCGGAAGATCGTCGCCATCAATGAGACGAATTTTGTCTCGAGCCGGCAGTCGCGGCATTCACGATTCGCCAACTATCCTATGCGCTTCGTCGACCTGACTCTGGATGAGGAGGTCGATGTGCCCTATGACTCCGTCGCTTGGTTTCCTTCCCGGTGCGGAGCCGGCTACCGCATCAATGGCTGCACCATCCGAAATAATTGGTCGCGAGGATTTTTGCTCAAGGCTGATGACGGGTCATTGACAAACAACATCGTGGAGCGAACTCCGGGAGCTGGCATTGTGCTCTCGACCGAGTTGAACTGGGCTGAGGCTGGATACAGTCGCAAGGTGACGATCGAAGGCAACACTCTGCGGAGCTGTGGATTTCTCAACGTCGCCGCCTTGGGAGAACAAGCTGGCGGCCTCGTCGTTACCTCGACTGGCATGGAAGGCCATGGACATGCGGAGATCCGGATTCGTAATAATACGTTTGAGAATATCGATCTCACTAACATCATCATCAGGCACGCCCGGGATGTCATTATCAGCGACAATAAATTCATTAATCCGCTCCACCGCACCAGTTCGACCGGGGACATTGGCAAGCCATTCGGCATCGATGGGCAAGCCATCATCTGGATCGATGATAGCGAGAGGATCACTCTGTCCGGCAACCAAGTGATCAAACCAGGTCCCTACGCGCGATCAGGTCTTTCCGTTTCGACATCTGTCGAAGAGGTCACCGGTTCGCTCGAGATCCCGCAGGCAGGCTTGTAGGAACTCGCCTCGGCCACTCAAGGGCAATCCTTTACTTCACGTCAGCACCGCACAGGTGGAGGGCAAGATTTATATAATGGGAAAAGGCATTGGTGCAGGGTCCGTCGAGCAGCGCGCGTCCGAGCCACTTGAACTGTCCGGCCCAGTCGGCGCGATGGTGTAATAGGATGTCGAGCGTGGTCACACTCCCCAGGCAGATATGGATATCACTCGTCCCATCTCGCCCCGTCGGATGCTTGCCAGCGCCTCCGCAGTGAGCGCCGAATAGACATGCTGAAAGCCCACCATCACCCGGCAATCGCGATCGGCATCGATCAGTTCATTGAGCTCCGAGAGCAGAGGAACTGCGAGCTTTTCCAGCAGCAGGACACAGGTGGCGCTGGCCGAACTGCATGATCGCTGGCATCCGGGGCGGCACGTTCCCCAGTCCGGGATGCCCGTGTCGTCCCAGTTCGTGATGTCGAATATGCGCATACTGTGCATGGGGCAGGCTCCGAGGCGAGTGCTGCGCATCGGCGTCGGTGGAGTTTGAAACGCGATATGCCGCAGAGAATATCTGTACCCGCTGTTCGGTGTGACGTTGCGGCCTGCGTTGTGGTCTTGGGATTCGGGTTCGCAATAGGTCGATTGAGCTAACTTCACTCCATGCCAGCGCTCGTTCCGGGGGAGATGAAGCTGGTTACAGTCAGATGATGCTGGATCTCAAGGATGTTCGTTTCGGTGGCGATCGCGGTGGGCATGGGGACTTGTCATATTATATTGCATCTTGGGGATCATGGCGGCAGTTCCCCCTGCTGCTGGATTCCTCTTTTTGCCGCGGCCTGCGTGTCCTGCGCGACTGGGCTGGCGGGCGATTTTAGCGATTGTCCACCCTGGGTTCAGGGGGATCTTCCAGAAGTTTCGGAAGCTTGATGAGCAGGCGTGCCTTCCACGAAGGCATTGACCACAGCGGGGGCGAGTTCTAGCGTCGGCCTCTTGTTTGACAGCTCCTCGACTGCCCATCGGCGGGCTTAAACATCCAGGGCGCAGCAGTGTTTTCGTACCCATATTACAATGGCACAAGTCAGCCTTAAAAACGTTTACAAGATCTATCCGGGAGAGAGTGGCGCCGATGTCACGGCGGTGACAGACTTCAATCTCGAGATCGAGGACCGCGAGTTCGTCGTATTCGTTGGACCATCCGGCTGCGGAAAGTCTACGACTCTGCGTATGATCGCGGGTCTCGAGGAAATCTCAAAGGGTGATGTGTCCATCGGCGGCAAGCGGATGAATGATGTGCCGCCTAAGGATCGCGATATCGCGATGGTCTTTCAGAATTATGCGCTCTATCCGCATATGAGCGTGTACGACAATATGGCCTTTGGCCTTAAGCTGCGAAAGTACCCCAAGGCGGAAATCCACAAGCGTGTGATGGATGCAGCAGCGATCCTGGGCATTGAGCAGTATTTGGAACGCAGGCCCAAGGCGCTCTCGGGCGGGCAACGCCAGCGCGTAGCCGTGGGGCGTGCCATCGTCCGGCAGCCAAAGGTGTTCCTCTTTGACGAACCGCTGTCCAACCTCGATGCCAAGATGCGCGTGCAGATGCGTACGGAGATCACGAAACTCCACCAGCGCTTGCAGGCCACGATGATTTATGTGACCCACGATCAGGTCGAGGCGATGACGATGGGTACGCGCATCGTGGTGATGAAGGATGGCTTCATTCAGCAGGTGGATGCTCCGCTCAAG comes from Terrimicrobium sacchariphilum and encodes:
- a CDS encoding MBL fold metallo-hydrolase codes for the protein MKKKSPSKLACALNSCQVKRGQIALAWLGQAGFLLKSPGGVVLALDPYLSNSCAAIGRSIGVDMERRFPSLLNPEELSGCDALMFTHSHQDHVDPETIQPYLRAGGRGPFIAPHEAADRLRALGAKDICLIWPNHCVEIGDFAVKATFAIPLGGDDLTHVGYLIEVQNGPRIYFTGDTDYNEILSLSVAPYRPDIMVTVINPAFRNLSPADAARLARAIGPRTVIPCHHDLFPDNSLPARLLRTNLVQAGMPNAFCEPPRGEIQLYQRQNGPRGLALKGERS
- a CDS encoding pyruvate dehydrogenase complex E1 component subunit beta, with amino-acid sequence MNREDLLRLYERMVLLRQSELAAQAAYKKGEMPGFIHLYVGQEAVAVGLCAHLRNDDWITSTHRGHGHALAKGMPVKSLFAELFARSTGCCGGRGGSMHLYDPDHGVFGTNGIVGAGIPHAVGAALSARIRGTDGVGVAFFGDGAVNHGAFHESLNFAGAQGAGVVFVCENNLYATATPLHMATRNTDIASKAAAYGITGVSVDGNDVLAVWEMGRDAVLRARNGGGPTLIEARTYRFVGHHEGDPLVGTYRTQEELDGWKMRCPILRFRHRLSEEMQIATLAELDAIDLAVQEQVESGLEFARVSPEPLPETFSDHVWSARTFQAPSMERSSESRVTQGWLDAVRDGIAEEMRRDPHILYFGEGIGERAGSFAHTKGLWQEFGGHRVVDTPICELGFTGAAVGASATGCRTIADLMFVDFLFETGGQIPLQASKLRYMSNGQMSCPMVIRAPCGAIKSAGPHHSGTYHAPWSHFPGLIVAMPSNPADAKGLMKTALRSEDPVLFLEPKALFSSKGDVPVGEHLVPFGVASIRRSGCDATIVAAGRMVELALEAANRLEAIGVHCDVIDLRTIVPLDLEAISASLKKTHRVLVVDEGYAMCGVGAEIAAALGETAFDELDAPVGRLHLEPVSHPFSPKLENAVLPSTEKIVEAVRDLMAGRTPLIRRPQTSGVFTRKENLSSAVATNMESVSVSVGIPATDKVLPGMPVLMPHGDLTVSEARVVKWIKSQGDVVVAGEGLLEVETDKAVMEIEAPGNGRLIQVLAPVGTVVKMGETLGVVA
- a CDS encoding PEP-CTERM sorting domain-containing protein; this translates as MKLSLPKLCAAFVFSMVISSHAQVLLNFQLNGGIYSSPNGDQSYSGAAAIGQVGDVWNHLTLYDRSALTPTTGFVYSDGSAATGVSITNLANWDLSGAIIPSVTGNGILSSYMGASPSIAESTPSTLTIAGLTPGGSYNLYIIASSDHQGVGGIFSVNGSATQTLNGAAGANFTLGVDTLLFSVVADINGNINIAETATSVQYRVLNGIQLEAVPEPSTWALLGLGAMVIIGRISLRNRHARMQFPA
- a CDS encoding type II secretion system protein; the encoded protein is MHRVFPSPARRQSGFTLVELLVSLGVIAILASVLLSASSTAQESANRTKCLGNIKQLGGALTQYAADNNNFGPYDGREAGIDSPAILRAGQSLILFGQLLPYLIPDPDKYLASVSQTPEVFLCPSTERKMLAAYRAPVGPGGLQYTRYFMNTDVSTNPLKKTSLLAFPGRTITIVDFCLWWSAASGLDENHKGKGLNCIRLDGSAGWISKKDTLNLPGWNFEALSRNGTGQQ
- a CDS encoding SDR family NAD(P)-dependent oxidoreductase — translated: MRGLNGKRIFISGGCGDIGRAVAQRFLEEGASIVLADLRDGGVCQSLEDQFIPGRVHFVSCDVTSPASVDEAFAAAVEWFGGLDVIISNAGTVSNQPFAEITTEKWQRTLDVNLTGSFLIAQAGLRILRKNARIGHGLRGVILFTGSWVQQMPWPHAASYCVSKAGQEMLMKVIAQEAASEGISCNVVAPGMVYAGLTREIYDRDPAFRQACDQVVPAGRMSSAEELAGAFAFLASDDARYITGTTFLVDGGASLVRRDI
- a CDS encoding ABC transporter ATP-binding protein, whose amino-acid sequence is MAQVSLKNVYKIYPGESGADVTAVTDFNLEIEDREFVVFVGPSGCGKSTTLRMIAGLEEISKGDVSIGGKRMNDVPPKDRDIAMVFQNYALYPHMSVYDNMAFGLKLRKYPKAEIHKRVMDAAAILGIEQYLERRPKALSGGQRQRVAVGRAIVRQPKVFLFDEPLSNLDAKMRVQMRTEITKLHQRLQATMIYVTHDQVEAMTMGTRIVVMKDGFIQQVDAPLKIYSEPVNLFVAGFLGTPPMNFVKGTLTGMDGGIVFQETQGGAVELKLGDRKAASAYLGKEVILGVRPEDCDMVLPGEKAVEHSFLAVVDLVEPMGAETYFYIQTGAHTMISRSSSMMIHRETGHRQEFSIKVNKVHLFDPVTTNRIV
- a CDS encoding right-handed parallel beta-helix repeat-containing protein, producing MKAPLTLREIRDVEIAAYGVELAVDHPTSGALMLENCHNVQFKGAILRYAKPHTGQARILAVGSDDEGEYCDIELEPGFPKDATFAIAAVVDGLTLLPKTDGGSARFLQSLAGPDQFRLYWKGDPSWKKFPDTSIWPAPGDYLVCRGPGGMMCYAKGSQSCTFEDITIYWGGQFGFYESHSASANRYIRNTITYGPIPPGARMRALVSQSADGLHCGGSIVGPTVEGCLFEGQMDDGVNIHGSFYQIARSRGSIVTMGFPSDFLDAPREYHPDDAIYIYDVRKHTLLARKIVAINETNFVSSRQSRHSRFANYPMRFVDLTLDEEVDVPYDSVAWFPSRCGAGYRINGCTIRNNWSRGFLLKADDGSLTNNIVERTPGAGIVLSTELNWAEAGYSRKVTIEGNTLRSCGFLNVAALGEQAGGLVVTSTGMEGHGHAEIRIRNNTFENIDLTNIIIRHARDVIISDNKFINPLHRTSSTGDIGKPFGIDGQAIIWIDDSERITLSGNQVIKPGPYARSGLSVSTSVEEVTGSLEIPQAGL